The following proteins are co-located in the Nonlabens ponticola genome:
- a CDS encoding trimeric intracellular cation channel family protein — MNIIEIMDLLGTIAFAVSGALAAFSKRLDAFGIVIIAFVTSAGGGTLRDILIGVKPVSWMTNMNLVYTILICVVITFIFRTWLLKLRKTLFLFDAIGIGLYTIVGVEMGIQTGLHPFICITLGCITACFGGVIRDILVNEIPVIFRKNVYATACIFGGGVYFLLLKVGMLEQFVFPISAIAVIAMRVLAVVFKWQLPSPYGKAGGAQGMQTRF, encoded by the coding sequence ATGAATATCATAGAAATTATGGACTTGCTGGGCACGATCGCCTTTGCAGTCTCGGGCGCACTTGCTGCATTTTCAAAACGACTGGATGCCTTTGGTATCGTGATTATTGCATTTGTCACATCAGCTGGTGGTGGTACGTTGCGCGACATATTGATAGGTGTCAAACCTGTTTCCTGGATGACAAATATGAACCTAGTGTACACCATATTGATATGTGTGGTAATCACTTTTATCTTTAGAACCTGGTTACTCAAGCTGCGTAAAACCTTATTCCTATTTGACGCCATAGGTATAGGTCTTTATACCATCGTTGGTGTCGAAATGGGAATCCAAACAGGACTCCATCCATTTATCTGTATTACATTGGGTTGTATCACGGCCTGTTTTGGTGGTGTGATACGTGATATTCTCGTTAATGAGATTCCAGTAATCTTCCGTAAAAATGTGTATGCTACGGCCTGTATTTTTGGTGGTGGCGTTTACTTTTTATTATTGAAAGTAGGTATGCTAGAGCAATTTGTGTTTCCTATATCTGCCATTGCCGTTATTGCCATGCGCGTGCTAGCGGTTGTCTTCAAATGGCAGCTACCTAGCCCGTATGGCAAGGCTGGTGGTGCACAAGGAATGCAGACTAGGTTTTAA
- a CDS encoding stage II sporulation protein M: MREAAFVKQNKEKWIAFERALDANSNIAADRLADLYIQLTNDLSFAQTYYQESKTLLYLNSLASQAHQKIYKNKKESGNKIWDFFSYEFPLFFADHLKTLGFAFLIFMVAVAIGTISTLNDDSFSRLILGDSYVNMTLENIRDGNPTGVYQQDGAFGMFIAITVNNIKVGMFCFALGILTSIGTSYILFSNGIMVGTFFSLFALENVSLESWSVIMLHGTIELSVIVVCGAAGMIMGNSLLFPKTYSRITSFTRGAKNGLKVMMSTVPLFIIAGFIEGFVTRYAFMPSIIKYAILLVSAAIILGYYVLYPLYLKKKHATIHRTTA, encoded by the coding sequence ATGCGTGAGGCTGCTTTTGTGAAGCAAAATAAAGAAAAATGGATCGCATTTGAGCGCGCGCTGGATGCTAATTCTAACATTGCCGCAGATCGCCTTGCAGATCTTTACATACAGTTAACCAACGACCTCTCGTTTGCACAGACTTACTATCAAGAAAGTAAGACACTGCTGTATCTCAACTCGCTGGCATCACAGGCGCACCAGAAGATTTATAAGAATAAGAAAGAAAGTGGTAATAAGATATGGGACTTTTTCTCCTATGAATTCCCATTGTTTTTCGCAGACCATTTAAAGACCTTAGGATTTGCCTTTTTGATATTTATGGTGGCAGTAGCCATAGGAACGATCAGTACATTAAATGACGATTCTTTCTCGCGATTGATCTTGGGTGATAGTTACGTCAACATGACGCTTGAAAATATACGTGATGGTAATCCTACAGGCGTTTATCAGCAGGATGGTGCGTTTGGGATGTTTATCGCGATCACGGTCAATAATATCAAAGTAGGCATGTTCTGTTTTGCATTGGGTATCCTTACTTCTATAGGGACCAGTTACATTTTGTTTTCAAATGGAATTATGGTTGGAACATTTTTCAGTCTTTTTGCGCTTGAGAATGTAAGTCTAGAATCATGGAGTGTGATCATGTTGCACGGTACCATTGAGCTATCAGTTATTGTAGTATGTGGTGCCGCAGGAATGATCATGGGTAACTCGCTACTGTTTCCTAAAACGTATAGCAGGATTACTTCATTTACTCGTGGTGCAAAAAATGGGCTCAAGGTCATGATGAGTACGGTACCTTTATTTATCATTGCAGGCTTTATCGAGGGCTTTGTAACCAGATATGCGTTCATGCCATCGATTATCAAGTACGCTATTCTCCTTGTGAGCGCGGCAATCATTTTAGGGTATTATGTACTCTACCCTTTATATCTCAAGAAAAAACATGCAACCATACATAGAACCACGGCTTAG
- a CDS encoding RDD family protein, giving the protein MSNTAVNTAQNVNINYTVASLGYRILAFLIDLVVLGVYVSALAYVFSNLENALDRFTSIGLYQLLFLPIAFYSLIFNIIFNGKTVGKFVLQLRTVKVDGSPATWSDYFITWIMRLVDLWLTGPGVAIISIIFTDKNQRLGGIASNTIVIDTRKKTKISHTILEQVREDYKPTFITAHQLTDPTINEAKEIYRLAGQSRDYAALKLLRLRLEELLGIKSELRDGEFVRTLLKDYTYLTQGN; this is encoded by the coding sequence ATGTCAAACACTGCCGTAAATACTGCCCAAAATGTAAACATCAACTACACAGTTGCCAGTCTGGGCTATCGTATACTGGCGTTTTTGATCGATCTCGTCGTCTTGGGAGTTTACGTATCTGCCCTAGCATATGTGTTTTCTAACCTTGAAAATGCTCTAGACCGATTCACCTCTATTGGATTGTATCAACTATTGTTTTTACCCATTGCCTTTTACTCACTCATCTTCAACATCATTTTTAACGGTAAAACGGTTGGAAAATTTGTTTTACAGTTGCGCACGGTAAAGGTTGACGGCTCACCTGCCACGTGGAGCGATTATTTTATCACCTGGATCATGCGGCTAGTTGATTTATGGCTTACTGGACCTGGAGTTGCAATCATCTCAATTATTTTTACCGATAAAAACCAACGATTGGGCGGCATCGCATCAAATACGATCGTCATTGACACACGCAAGAAGACCAAAATCTCTCACACTATACTTGAACAAGTACGCGAGGACTATAAGCCTACTTTCATTACCGCACATCAATTGACAGATCCCACAATAAACGAGGCAAAGGAAATCTATCGTCTTGCCGGGCAAAGCCGTGATTATGCAGCGCTCAAATTGCTACGCTTGCGCCTGGAAGAATTATTGGGCATCAAATCAGAGCTGCGCGATGGTGAATTTGTACGTACGCTGCTCAAGGATTACACTTATCTCACACAAGGAAATTAA
- a CDS encoding rhomboid family intramembrane serine protease: MDFIDSVKLKYKQLDVLGQLIATVVVVNLVIYLASLLYQPIWSWFALPAGFIEPLLQPWAFITYGFLHGGIFHLLINMYILYIMGQFLLNLFTGKQLLSLFWAGVLAGGLAFTAVSAIFTEFLFNTQLVGASAGVFAVVFFVCTYMPDHEIRLFFVLNVKLKYLALVFLGFDLIAIFTGVNAGGSIAHLGGAALGYYAATRMKDGIDVLTGVSAAGDWLGNLFKSSGKPAKKSKMKTVYKSANKKKAAGNPKDQQARIDAILDKISASGYDSLSRAEKDFLFKAGKE, translated from the coding sequence ATGGATTTTATAGATTCTGTAAAACTTAAATATAAACAGCTTGACGTACTAGGTCAGCTCATTGCCACGGTGGTAGTAGTGAATCTGGTTATATATCTGGCTTCTTTATTGTATCAACCCATCTGGAGTTGGTTTGCGTTGCCCGCTGGCTTCATTGAACCATTATTGCAACCATGGGCTTTTATCACCTATGGGTTCTTGCATGGTGGCATTTTTCATCTATTGATAAACATGTACATCTTGTACATTATGGGTCAGTTTTTACTCAATTTATTTACTGGTAAACAATTACTATCGCTGTTTTGGGCAGGCGTTCTTGCCGGTGGTCTTGCATTTACGGCTGTCAGCGCCATTTTCACCGAATTTTTATTCAATACCCAATTAGTGGGTGCCAGCGCTGGTGTTTTTGCAGTGGTGTTTTTTGTATGCACCTATATGCCTGATCATGAGATACGCCTATTTTTTGTACTCAACGTTAAGCTCAAGTATTTGGCATTAGTGTTTTTAGGTTTTGACCTTATCGCCATTTTCACTGGCGTCAATGCTGGTGGTAGTATCGCTCATTTAGGTGGCGCCGCTTTGGGATATTATGCTGCAACGCGCATGAAAGATGGTATTGATGTATTGACAGGAGTTTCTGCTGCTGGTGATTGGTTAGGTAATTTATTCAAGTCATCTGGTAAGCCTGCCAAAAAATCCAAAATGAAAACCGTTTACAAAAGTGCCAACAAGAAAAAAGCCGCCGGAAATCCAAAAGATCAACAAGCGCGCATTGACGCTATACTTGACAAGATCAGTGCTTCTGGTTATGACAGCTTGAGCCGTGCCGAGAAGGATTTTCTCTTCAAGGCTGGAAAGGAGTAA
- a CDS encoding rhomboid family intramembrane serine protease → MFSNITPVVRNLIILNVVMYIGTVFLAPQLYYDFSLWFFKHPEFDFWQIFSHMFMHDSRSFMHILFNMYGLLLFGPLLERWMGSNRFIFFYLASGIGAYLLTTGIDYFQYVQTVAELESKGYSANEIPNILFTKTSLAVPMVGASGCLFGVLAGFAYLYPNLKLQLLFIPVPIAAKWLIGAYVAYETLATIGIINLQDNIGHAAHLGGAIFGFIMVWYWKRNDYDQYRIDN, encoded by the coding sequence ATGTTTAGTAATATCACACCTGTAGTACGCAATTTGATCATCTTGAATGTCGTGATGTACATAGGTACCGTTTTTCTCGCGCCACAGCTGTATTATGATTTCAGTTTATGGTTTTTTAAACATCCTGAATTCGATTTCTGGCAAATCTTCTCGCATATGTTTATGCATGATTCGCGCAGTTTCATGCATATCCTTTTTAATATGTATGGTTTGCTATTATTCGGGCCACTGTTGGAACGATGGATGGGATCCAACCGATTTATATTTTTTTATCTCGCTTCAGGAATTGGTGCTTATTTATTAACGACAGGAATAGATTATTTTCAATACGTTCAGACCGTTGCCGAATTAGAATCTAAAGGCTACAGCGCTAATGAAATACCTAATATCCTTTTCACCAAAACCTCACTGGCAGTTCCTATGGTAGGAGCAAGTGGTTGTCTCTTTGGTGTATTGGCAGGGTTTGCTTATTTGTATCCCAATCTAAAGTTGCAATTGCTGTTTATACCAGTACCAATTGCTGCAAAATGGTTGATAGGCGCTTACGTCGCTTATGAAACACTTGCCACCATTGGAATCATTAATTTACAAGACAATATTGGTCATGCAGCACACCTAGGTGGTGCGATATTTGGCTTTATTATGGTATGGTATTGGAAACGTAACGACTACGATCAATATAGAATAGACAACTGA